The following is a genomic window from Balneolaceae bacterium.
CAGTATTTTAACGAGATATTTAACCCCTCCAAATTAACGGATCGCGATTTAAGCTTCATGGTGAATCGGGATGGTAGAACATTATCGATCTCAGCACCTACTGATTTTCTGGATCGCATTAACCAGGAGGGGGGACGCTTTATTAATGAAACCCATAGTTTGCCAAGTTCAATTTCAAAAATACAAGAGGGAAGCCCGGCAGATAGTGCAGGAATACAGGCTGGAGATAAAATTGTAGCCGTTAATGGCGAATCTGTAAACTACTGGGTTCAATTAGTGAATCATATACAAAATGCGGAAGGCAGCCTGCAATTTGAAATCAACAGGGACGGGAACATTATTGAGAAATCAGTTACACCAGATCCTGAAACAAACACTATCGGTATTCATTCACCAAATCCAGCAGAGTTTTTTGATTACGAAACAAAACAATATAACCTGGCAAACTCATTTGTAATCGGCGTATCCAATACAAACGATACATTTTTTGGAATCATCCAGGGGTTGGGCCGGATGTTTTCTGGAGATATTTCTGTGAGAGAAAACCTTGGCGGCCCGGTTGCCATTGCGAGTATAACAAAGCAAGCTACTGACGCCGCCGGATGGAGAGGGTTTTGGAATATCACTGCATTTTTAAGCGTTACTCTTGCCATTATGAACATGCTCCCAATTCCCGCATTGGATGGAGGTCATTTCATGTTCCTGGCTTACGAGGGTATTACACGAAGAGAACCTTCACCAAAAGTTAGGATGGGATTACAACAACTTGGTTTTATACTACTAATCGGTCTCTTTATTCTGATAACCTTCAATGACATACTTCGCACCTTTGGAGGATAGTAGATGTTAGCCAGGGAAGGGTACAGTACTATTCTCGTTGTCTTCTTATTTAGCATATTTGTTGCTATCGGTACGTGGTTTGGTCCTCAGTGGCTCGGATATATTATCTATCCATTATTGATCATCTTCTGTGCACTTATTCTATATTTTTTTAGAGATCCTGAAAGAATATCCCCATCTGATGATCATTTAATTCTTTCACCGGCAGATGGACGTGTTGTACTCATCCAAACGATAGAAGAGAATGAATATATTGGTGAAGCTGCTACACAAATAAGCATTTTTCTCTCACCTTTAGATGTACACGTAAATAGAGTTCCTGTATCAGGTGAGCTTGAATTTGTGAAATATTACCCCGGTAAGTACCTGATGGCCTGGGAAGATCATGCTTCAGAAATGAATGAAAGAGCTCACTTTGGAGTAAAACATTCGACGGGACTTAAAATTCTTTTCAAACAGATTACCGGTTTTATGGCAAGAAGAATTGTTTATCATCTGAATGAGGGTGAGAATGTCCGGGCGGGACAGCGATTTGGAATCATGAAATTTGGATCAAGAATGGATGTAATTTTGCCTGAAAGTGTTGATATTAAGGTCCAAAAAGGAGATCGAACTGTTGCAGGCGAATCCATAATTGCTGAAATAAGTTAATAATTATCAGAATTTTATAAATCAAAGCTAAATTTTGATAGATTTTTTCAAATACTGATGAAATATCCCATCCAAAAAAAAAGGTTTAGAAAACGATTTAAGAAAAAGAAGCTTAAACCTATTCCGAAGATCATTGTACCCAGCTTCTTTACCCTGATGAATCTCTTTTGTGGATTCCTTTCTATTATAATGGTCCATGAGGGCAATTTTGTAAATGGAGCGTGGCTGATTGTACTGGCTGGTATGTTCGATGTGATGGACGGATTTATGGCCAGGCTCACCAATTCAACCAGCGAGTTTGGTATGGAACTCGATTCGGTCAGTGATGTGGTATCTTTCGCTGCAGCTCCTGGTTTTTTTCTGTATAACTTTGCATTTCATGAGCTTGAAATTATTGGAATTTTGTTAAGCGCACTGGCTCCATTATGTGGTGCAATACGTCTTGCAAGGTTTAACGTGGAATCGAAAATTTCTGAAATTAACTATTTCAGGGGATTACCAACACCGGCATTTGCAGTTATGATTTCTGCTTTTTTTCTAACTTTCCAAAATCGGCTTGATTGGTTTTCAGGATTTGAAAACGGTGTCATTTCTGTGCTTATACCCGTAGTAATTCTACTCTCTTTCTTAATGGTAAGTACCATTCCTTTCGACAAGATTCCAAAATTCGACAGGCAGTCTATTAAAAAGTACAAGAACCGTCTGATATTACTTGGAATTTATTTTGTTATAATTGTTCTTTTGCAGGATATAGGGCTTATGATTGTGTTCACATTCTTTATTTTAAAAGGGTTAGCACTTGGAGCATATATCTTTTGGAAACAAGCTTTTACAGACGATCCTGATCCACTGGAAGACAACAGCATTTAAAGGGCAGAGGCCTGTTTTAAAAAATCGTAGAGTTTGGAAGCATTCTCTTTATTAAGGGGTATCACCCGGCTCTCAATTTCATTAAAATAATACCAGGCGTTCTCGTTTTTACGTCGGAATCGAACACATTTATCACTCTTCACAAAGTTATTATATAAACTTTTATCAGGCATCTGATCAACTTTTAGTTTATAAAAATCTGATACAGGATGTTTTGCCTGAAATATCACTTCATTGCGAACTTTATAGATCGATTCAACAACTTCATCCTCATGTTTTACAATAATTTCAACCTGGCCGTCTTTCACTTTAAAAAAGCTAAGTAAAGCTAAAGCAAACATCGAAAAGGAAGCTAATCTTATGTAGCCAACCCAAAGAACATTATCTATCATCTGATAAATTACGAACAGTACGACAGCGAGAATTAAACTTACCATTGAAATGGTAGGCCAGTATTTAGAATACTTTTCTTTGATTACAAGCTTTTTCATGATAAAATTCGCTTTTGAATGCTTTTTCCTTCAATTGTGAAGTACTGTCTATATAAATTCGCTGTTAAACAGGAGTGAATAGGGCACACCCATACCTTTTCAGACACTTCAGGAATTCCCTGTATCGTTCCGTGTTCTTGAGATATCGCTGATATAAACAGATCTGTTTTAGATATATTAGAGTTTGGCGAATAATTAATGATCTGTCCGAAATTTTTCAGATTATTTGATTGAAGAAACTCCTTCGAAAGATGAACTGCACCACCATGTAATATAGTTCGGCCTGCATCGGGAATTTTTTGTGCAATCGGCAGGATTGAATACAGAGCTACATCATCAAGTGTACAACTACCAATTTGAACTTGCATAAAATCATAAAAAACAAAGTTTCCCGGTGTCATTTCATCCAATTCACCCAGGCGCCCGGATGTGCTTGCTGATGGTGTATCTCCCATAGAAATTACGGCTTCAGGAAATTTAGATTTTAAATCACACAGGATATCTATAGTTGGATTGATTATTTTTTGGATCTCATTTTTTGATGTTGCCGTATAAGTTCGTCCGTCATGAACGTAGAAACCATGAAAAACACTTAGTTCCTGTTTATCTGATTCATCAATTAACTGAGAAATTAAATCGACATCCTTATGTGAAATGCCGCTGCGCCCGGTTCCGGGGTCAATTTCAATGAAAAACTTAAAAGGTTTACTAAGCTCTTTATTCAAAAATTTTAAATCTTCAACCGAATTGATAAATAAACGGAGTGATGCTTGATGTTCAATCTTTTTAAGAGCTTTCGTCTGTTGCCGAAAAAATGGAAATGCTATAGTGATGTCATCCCAACCATCGTCAATAAAATAGTTTGCCATAGAAACAGATGAGACTGTAATACCGGACACACCGGCGTCCCGAAACCACCCACCGATTGTTTGGGATTGATGTGTTTTAAAATGAGGACGAAATACGCAATTTGCATGATCTGCCCGCTCAGCCATTCGCTTAATATTTCGTTTACACCGCTTGGAATCCAGAACAAGAAATGGCTGTTGTTGTCTACTAATAAAACTCATAGGTTATTTTTACATTTAAATTCAATCTCTAAAAATAGGAAATGCACACGAACGTTAAAGGTCTTATTTTGGACATTAAATTGAGGACTTTGTTTGCAAAAACCTGAAAAGAAAATAATTGGCCGAGTTGAAAAGATAGACTTGCCAAACCTGTCTCTTTTTAATCTTGATGCAAAAATTGATACGGGCGCTTATACATCAAGCCTGCATTGCTACAAAATTGAACAATTTGTTAAGGATGGTCAGAACTGGGTAAAATTTAATGTCCTTGATCCGGATCACCCCGAATATGAAGGGAAGCTTTATGAAAGTGCAGTTTATAAGGTTAAAAATGTAAAAAGCTCAAACGGGCAGATTGAAGAACGTGTAGTTATAAAACAGAAAACCAGGTTTCAGAAGTACAACAGAACGATGGAACTCTCCCTTACAAACCGCTCCGAAATGAAGTATCCAGTACTGATAGGACGGAAGTTTTTGGCCGGAAGTTTTCTCGTCGATGTATCAAAAAAATATTTACTTAAATAGCTTAAATATATGCCAGACAAAGAATTAAATATTGTAATCTTATCAAGAAATCGAAACCTCTACTCAACAAAAAGGCTCATCGAGAGTATTGAAAACAAAGGTCATAAGCCTGTCGTTTTAGATCATTTGAAGTGTGATATTGTGATGGAACAGGATAAACCTTCTGTCTATTACAATGGAGAAAAAATTGATAATGTAGCAGCCGTTATACCACGAATTGGAGCTTCTGTTACCTTCTACGGAGCTGCAGTTGTACGGCAATTTGAGATGATGAATATACCCACCGTAGTAGAATCACAGGCTTTAGTTCGATCGCGAGATAAATTGAGAAGTCTCCAAATTCTTGCACGGTCGAATGTGGGGATGCCAAAGACGGTTTTTACCAATTACAGTAAAGAAGTAACAAAACTAATTGACAGTGTGGGTGGTGCACCATTGATTGTTAAGCTTCTTGAAGGTACGCAGGGATATGGAGTTGTTTTAGCCCCGACAAAAAAGGCGGCCGAATCAATTATTGAAGCATTTCATAGTATGAAGGCCCGGGTTATTGTCCAGGAGTTTATTTCTGAAGCTAAAGGAGCTGATATACGTGCTTTTGTGATTGACAATAAAGTAGTAGGTGCGATGAAACGGCAGGGAAAGGAGGGAGAATTCCGTTCGAATCTACATCAGGGGGGAAGTGGAACTCTCATAAAATTGAAAAATAATGAACGTAAAGCTGCTCTTACAGCAGCTAAGGCGATGAATTTATCCATTGCAGGTGTTGACTTGCTGCAGTCTGAACGCGGACCGCTTGTATTGGAGGTGAACTCATCACCCGGACTTCAAGGGATTGAGAAAGCCACCGGAAAAGATATTGCGAATGAGGTCATTGAATACGTTGAGAAATTGATTGAGCGTTCTAATAATAACACAGGCCGAAGAAAGATTAAAAGCGATGCCTGAATTGTTAGAAATAAATGGCGAAAAAATTGGGTTTGGTGAAGACAGACAACTCAATCTGCGAATTGCTCGCCTTCCTACCTATACAAATATCGATCTGCCTGTAAGAGTTATTCGATCTAAAGAACCGGGACCTGTTGTACTGCTAACTGGCGGCCTGCATGGCGATGAAATCAATGGCATTGAAATTGTGCGGCGTTTAGTTTCGAATAATCTTCTAAAACTGGAAAAGGGTTCGATTGTGGCTATTCCGTTGATGAACGTTTACGGCTTTATACAGAATGTAAGAGGTGTACCCGACGGAAAAGATATCAATCGAAGTTTTCCGGGAAGTAAAAGTGGCTCATTAGCTAAATTGGTAGCTTATACTATCATGAAAAAGATAATTCCTATTATTGATGTTGGAATAGATTTTCATACAGGTGGAAGCAGTCGTGCAAATTTGCCCCAAATTAGATGTATACTCAATAATGAAAAAAACCTGGAGTTAGCAACTGCTTTTGCACCGCCTGTAATTCTTCATTCAGGGTTGATTGATAAAACGTTCAGAAGAGCAGCCTATAAGAAGGAAAAGCACATTTTAGTCTATGAAACCGGAGAATCGCTGAGATTTGATTCTAACGGGATACAAGAAGGAATTAATGGTACACTAAGGCTTTTAAAGCATTTAAACATGGTTCAGAAAGCTCCGGCCCCACATAATTCAGAAATATTTGAGAAATCTGCCTGGATAAGAGCATCTTTTGCCGGTTTGTATCAAGCCAAAACAGAACTTGGAGACTGGGTATTAAAAGGTTCAACAGTTGGAAGCATTACTGATCCATTTGGAAATGAAAAGAAATCATTAAAAAGTAAATATGAAGGACGTGTTATTGGAATTAATAACTGTCCGGTTGTACACAAAGGAGATGCAATTCTTCATATAGCAAAAAATAAATTAGATCCATACAAATAGAATGAGTTCAAATTTAATATTTCATGCAGTATCGAAACGTAAATGGAAACAGTTTAATAAAGGTGGCTATTACAATCCTGAAGGCACCAAACATGAAAATGGAATTGTATGTGTAAAAGCGGACCAACTCAGAAAATATATTAACGATAATTTTGAGGGCAGAAGACAAGTTTTGGTTTTAGTGATCGACAAGTCAAGAGTTATTTCGAAAATTTTGTCCGATACACAAGAAGATCAAATTAGAATTGAAGAGAAAATTAATATGGATGCTGTCCTTGATAAGATTCTTTTAAAACCGAATAAAGAGGGAATCTTTGATATTTCGGTAACTGAAGAGTAACAATTACAGGGATTACACTAATTTCAACCCCTGCTTACTTGTCGTATAATATATATTATGTAAAGTAAGGATGTAAATACCATAAGATGAACAACAATTCTGTCAGTACTCTCCCCTGTTATTCTTCTAAGGCATGTTGGATAGCTTTAAAATCAGGCAGTAAATCTGAATTCTCTACTATTTCGGAATACTCTACGACTCCTTCTGAATTTATAACAAAAGCAGCTCTTTTTGCTACCCCATTCATTCCAAAATAATCTTCATTTAGAACACCAAATTGTCTGGATACTTTTTTGTTAAAATCACTAACCAGTGGAAACGGTAAATTATTTGATCTTTTAAACTCTTTGAGAGTAAAAAAACTATCAACGCTTATCCCTAATATATTTGCATTCAATGAGTTATACAGCTTCATATTATCCCTGTAATGACACATTTCATCTGTGCAAACACTGCTAAAAGCCAATGGAAAAAATAATATTAATACTTTGCCGTCACTTATTTGGTCATATAAGCGAAGATCATTCCCACTCGTATCTTTCAATACAAAATCTTCTACTGTTTCACCTACGTTCATTCATTTAGTCGTTAAATGTTTTCATTTGATTTAATCAGATCTGAAAATGAATATACAGAAGCAAGTACTCCGGAAGCATTGGTAAGTCCCCAGGCCCATTCAAATACGATATAATATTCTTGCAAGATCCAGTAAAAAGTAAACCCACCTGTTAGTAATAAAATTCCCACAATCGTTAATATTTTATTCTC
Proteins encoded in this region:
- a CDS encoding phosphatidylserine decarboxylase family protein yields the protein MLAREGYSTILVVFLFSIFVAIGTWFGPQWLGYIIYPLLIIFCALILYFFRDPERISPSDDHLILSPADGRVVLIQTIEENEYIGEAATQISIFLSPLDVHVNRVPVSGELEFVKYYPGKYLMAWEDHASEMNERAHFGVKHSTGLKILFKQITGFMARRIVYHLNEGENVRAGQRFGIMKFGSRMDVILPESVDIKVQKGDRTVAGESIIAEIS
- a CDS encoding succinylglutamate desuccinylase/aspartoacylase family protein, producing the protein MPELLEINGEKIGFGEDRQLNLRIARLPTYTNIDLPVRVIRSKEPGPVVLLTGGLHGDEINGIEIVRRLVSNNLLKLEKGSIVAIPLMNVYGFIQNVRGVPDGKDINRSFPGSKSGSLAKLVAYTIMKKIIPIIDVGIDFHTGGSSRANLPQIRCILNNEKNLELATAFAPPVILHSGLIDKTFRRAAYKKEKHILVYETGESLRFDSNGIQEGINGTLRLLKHLNMVQKAPAPHNSEIFEKSAWIRASFAGLYQAKTELGDWVLKGSTVGSITDPFGNEKKSLKSKYEGRVIGINNCPVVHKGDAILHIAKNKLDPYK
- the rimK gene encoding 30S ribosomal protein S6--L-glutamate ligase — translated: MPDKELNIVILSRNRNLYSTKRLIESIENKGHKPVVLDHLKCDIVMEQDKPSVYYNGEKIDNVAAVIPRIGASVTFYGAAVVRQFEMMNIPTVVESQALVRSRDKLRSLQILARSNVGMPKTVFTNYSKEVTKLIDSVGGAPLIVKLLEGTQGYGVVLAPTKKAAESIIEAFHSMKARVIVQEFISEAKGADIRAFVIDNKVVGAMKRQGKEGEFRSNLHQGGSGTLIKLKNNERKAALTAAKAMNLSIAGVDLLQSERGPLVLEVNSSPGLQGIEKATGKDIANEVIEYVEKLIERSNNNTGRRKIKSDA
- the rseP gene encoding RIP metalloprotease RseP; its protein translation is MDWIVNTSSTILIFIAAIFILVTFHELGHFIAAKYFKMRVNKFSIGFPPKIFGFQKGETEYVIGATPLGGYVQIAGMIDESMDDSFIDEEVKPDEFRSRPVWQRIIVILAGVIFNMILAVIIYTGMTWNYGETVIPTSSIDGIYVAESSLAHEIGFRTGDQLVGINGERVQYFNEIFNPSKLTDRDLSFMVNRDGRTLSISAPTDFLDRINQEGGRFINETHSLPSSISKIQEGSPADSAGIQAGDKIVAVNGESVNYWVQLVNHIQNAEGSLQFEINRDGNIIEKSVTPDPETNTIGIHSPNPAEFFDYETKQYNLANSFVIGVSNTNDTFFGIIQGLGRMFSGDISVRENLGGPVAIASITKQATDAAGWRGFWNITAFLSVTLAIMNMLPIPALDGGHFMFLAYEGITRREPSPKVRMGLQQLGFILLIGLFILITFNDILRTFGG
- the pssA gene encoding CDP-diacylglycerol--serine O-phosphatidyltransferase, whose amino-acid sequence is MKYPIQKKRFRKRFKKKKLKPIPKIIVPSFFTLMNLFCGFLSIIMVHEGNFVNGAWLIVLAGMFDVMDGFMARLTNSTSEFGMELDSVSDVVSFAAAPGFFLYNFAFHELEIIGILLSALAPLCGAIRLARFNVESKISEINYFRGLPTPAFAVMISAFFLTFQNRLDWFSGFENGVISVLIPVVILLSFLMVSTIPFDKIPKFDRQSIKKYKNRLILLGIYFVIIVLLQDIGLMIVFTFFILKGLALGAYIFWKQAFTDDPDPLEDNSI
- a CDS encoding alanine racemase translates to MSFISRQQQPFLVLDSKRCKRNIKRMAERADHANCVFRPHFKTHQSQTIGGWFRDAGVSGITVSSVSMANYFIDDGWDDITIAFPFFRQQTKALKKIEHQASLRLFINSVEDLKFLNKELSKPFKFFIEIDPGTGRSGISHKDVDLISQLIDESDKQELSVFHGFYVHDGRTYTATSKNEIQKIINPTIDILCDLKSKFPEAVISMGDTPSASTSGRLGELDEMTPGNFVFYDFMQVQIGSCTLDDVALYSILPIAQKIPDAGRTILHGGAVHLSKEFLQSNNLKNFGQIINYSPNSNISKTDLFISAISQEHGTIQGIPEVSEKVWVCPIHSCLTANLYRQYFTIEGKSIQKRILS
- a CDS encoding redoxin domain-containing protein, with protein sequence MNVGETVEDFVLKDTSGNDLRLYDQISDGKVLILFFPLAFSSVCTDEMCHYRDNMKLYNSLNANILGISVDSFFTLKEFKRSNNLPFPLVSDFNKKVSRQFGVLNEDYFGMNGVAKRAAFVINSEGVVEYSEIVENSDLLPDFKAIQHALEE
- a CDS encoding RimK/LysX family protein, producing the protein MQKPEKKIIGRVEKIDLPNLSLFNLDAKIDTGAYTSSLHCYKIEQFVKDGQNWVKFNVLDPDHPEYEGKLYESAVYKVKNVKSSNGQIEERVVIKQKTRFQKYNRTMELSLTNRSEMKYPVLIGRKFLAGSFLVDVSKKYLLK